A window of Candidatus Xiphinematobacter sp. Idaho Grape contains these coding sequences:
- a CDS encoding NAD+ synthase: MRGTLCLKSSFKFYGAKVIFYLAQEPLSRAVSRRLKIGIAQLNTTIGDFSGNADKILSAYRALSSRGAEIVLTPELALCGYPPLDLLFREGFVQANIEALKRLQSQIDSAALIVGYVDYHKGIFGKPFHNAAAILIPGRSPQVVHKSLLPTYSIFDEARYFEPSEEVCPVQLLDQLVGITVCEDIWATGYQRDPVKELVLAGAKSILNLSASPFQVGRTEDRLCVLQEIATRHQVPIFYCNSVGGNDQLVFDGHSLVVSPLGRWRRLPGFQEHLELIEGVPTQAIGRVSQKEEDLFRALVLGVHDYVEKCGFKKCVLGLSGGIDSAVTAVIAVAAVGRENVLGVAMPGPYSSRASIIDALCLAKNLGIRCLQVPIISTFESLCHQLMPTLNGYPDGVTEENLQARLRGITLMAFSNKMDSIVLNTGNKSELAVGYCTLYGDMCGGLAVLSDVPKTSVYYLAKYINRDGMVIPANTIKKPASAELHFHQTDQEALPPYEILDSVLHLYIEENLTPEDIIRQGFNSETVRWIVRKIDANEHKRQQAAPGIKVSKQAFGMGRRVPIAQKFCV, translated from the coding sequence ATGCGAGGTACTTTGTGTCTGAAGTCTAGCTTCAAATTCTATGGTGCCAAAGTGATTTTCTATCTTGCCCAAGAGCCTCTCTCTCGTGCAGTTTCAAGGCGATTGAAAATTGGTATCGCCCAACTCAACACTACAATAGGGGACTTTTCTGGAAATGCGGACAAAATTCTATCTGCTTACCGAGCGCTAAGCAGTCGAGGCGCCGAGATTGTCCTCACCCCTGAATTAGCTCTTTGCGGCTATCCTCCGTTAGATCTCCTTTTTAGGGAAGGCTTTGTCCAAGCTAACATCGAGGCCTTGAAACGTCTGCAGTCTCAGATTGATAGTGCAGCCCTAATAGTAGGATATGTGGATTACCACAAGGGAATTTTCGGAAAGCCATTTCACAATGCAGCAGCCATTCTAATCCCTGGTCGCTCGCCCCAGGTAGTGCACAAGTCACTGTTGCCTACGTACAGTATCTTTGATGAGGCTCGTTATTTCGAGCCTTCGGAAGAAGTTTGTCCTGTTCAACTCCTTGACCAACTAGTAGGCATAACGGTATGCGAGGACATTTGGGCTACAGGCTACCAGAGAGATCCTGTAAAAGAGCTAGTGTTAGCTGGTGCCAAGAGTATCCTAAACCTGAGTGCTTCTCCCTTTCAGGTTGGTAGAACAGAAGATCGGCTCTGCGTACTTCAGGAGATTGCTACCCGGCATCAAGTACCGATCTTTTACTGCAATTCTGTGGGTGGTAACGACCAGTTGGTATTTGATGGACATTCCCTTGTAGTATCCCCCCTGGGGAGATGGAGGCGACTCCCCGGATTTCAGGAACATTTAGAGCTCATTGAGGGAGTTCCCACCCAGGCTATCGGCAGAGTGTCCCAGAAGGAGGAAGATCTTTTTCGGGCTCTGGTACTAGGTGTGCATGACTATGTGGAAAAATGCGGGTTTAAGAAATGCGTACTAGGGCTTAGTGGAGGAATTGACTCGGCAGTCACTGCCGTTATTGCAGTCGCTGCTGTTGGCAGAGAAAATGTGCTAGGTGTTGCTATGCCTGGTCCTTACTCTTCTCGAGCTAGCATCATAGATGCCTTGTGCCTGGCAAAAAATCTCGGTATCCGCTGCCTACAAGTTCCCATCATCAGTACTTTTGAATCCTTGTGCCATCAGCTCATGCCTACATTGAATGGGTATCCTGATGGCGTAACAGAGGAAAACCTACAAGCGCGTCTCCGAGGGATCACTCTAATGGCATTTTCCAATAAGATGGATAGCATCGTACTAAACACAGGTAACAAAAGCGAATTGGCTGTCGGATATTGTACTCTCTACGGGGATATGTGTGGCGGACTAGCCGTCCTTTCCGATGTTCCTAAAACTTCCGTTTATTACCTTGCTAAATACATCAACCGGGACGGAATGGTCATTCCTGCCAATACCATTAAAAAGCCAGCTAGCGCTGAGCTGCACTTCCACCAGACCGATCAAGAAGCTCTCCCTCCCTATGAAATCCTGGACTCTGTTCTCCATCTCTATATAGAGGAGAATTTGACTCCTGAGGATATCATCCGCCAAGGCTTTAACTCAGAAACGGTCCGCTGGATTGTTCGTAAGATCGATGCTAATGAGCATAAGCGCCAGCAGGCAGCCCCTGGTATTAAGGTGAGCAAACAGGCATTTGGTATGGGTCGTCGCGTTCCCATTGCGCAAAAGTTTTGCGTATGA
- the speA gene encoding biosynthetic arginine decarboxylase: MSKFDTRGAIALYNMDCWGDGYFTINPSGNITVLPTRDPSCQIDLYELVNEARHRGLSLPLVIRFQDLLRDRVETIQRSFILAIEEAGYRNTYRGVFPIKVNQLREVVEEILDAGAPFHVGLEAGSKSELMAALAIHTDPESLVICNGYKDREFIRTALLGRKLGKRVIIVVEKLEELYQVLQLSKEMSVEPYIGMRVRLQSKGAGKWATSGGTNAKFGLSTADLVVACDTLNSVGQSDIFKLLHFHVGSQVPDIGTIKRAIREAARFYSKLQKMGYDLTYLDVGGGLGVDYDGSKTTFNSSTNYTLNEYTRDIVHNIMEVCDSEGVEHPIIVSESGRATVAHHSVLIVEAFGSIEKNARDPVRRVSAEDPKLVEEILEIRDNLSQKNRLESLHNAQQIHERAQAMFDLGLLELRPKAKIETVYWGIASAIVEAFRGIRYVPEEVKEIENILGDQFICNFSVFQSLLDHWALGQLFPVLPIHRLNELPERNGTLVDITCDSDGRVDKFIDLQDVKETLSMHRFRPGEPYFLGFFLVGAYQDIMGGLHNLFGRVNEIHVFMDEDEERGYYIEEILPGSTVGQVLFLTQWDVNELIRRMKTQTDAAIKSDKLKPNEGMRLLNEYEKGFSSYTYLKFENGIF; encoded by the coding sequence ATGAGTAAGTTTGATACCCGTGGTGCAATTGCTCTTTACAATATGGACTGCTGGGGGGACGGATACTTTACTATTAACCCTTCCGGGAATATTACGGTGCTCCCCACGCGTGACCCGTCCTGTCAAATCGACCTGTATGAGCTGGTAAATGAAGCCCGCCATCGTGGGCTTTCCCTACCGCTGGTGATCCGTTTTCAGGATCTTCTTCGGGACCGTGTAGAAACCATTCAGCGTTCTTTTATATTGGCCATTGAGGAAGCAGGATACCGCAACACCTACCGGGGAGTTTTTCCCATTAAAGTCAATCAACTTCGAGAAGTAGTCGAAGAAATTCTGGACGCTGGGGCCCCCTTTCATGTCGGCCTAGAGGCAGGTAGTAAATCCGAGCTCATGGCTGCTTTAGCTATCCATACGGATCCAGAAAGCCTTGTTATCTGTAACGGTTATAAGGACAGGGAATTTATCCGCACAGCTCTCTTGGGAAGAAAGTTAGGTAAAAGGGTGATCATCGTTGTCGAGAAGCTGGAGGAACTCTATCAAGTGCTTCAACTTTCTAAAGAAATGAGTGTTGAACCATACATTGGAATGCGTGTAAGGCTCCAGTCCAAGGGAGCCGGCAAGTGGGCTACTAGTGGTGGCACAAATGCAAAGTTTGGTCTTTCTACTGCTGATTTAGTAGTAGCTTGTGATACTTTGAATAGTGTAGGTCAGTCTGACATTTTTAAATTACTCCACTTTCATGTGGGATCCCAAGTGCCAGATATTGGCACCATCAAAAGAGCAATACGGGAGGCCGCTCGATTTTACTCTAAGCTGCAAAAAATGGGATATGACCTTACCTACTTAGATGTGGGAGGTGGGCTGGGTGTAGACTACGATGGTTCTAAGACCACCTTCAATAGTTCCACCAATTACACTCTTAACGAGTACACCCGGGACATTGTACATAACATCATGGAAGTATGCGACTCAGAAGGAGTGGAGCATCCTATCATTGTAAGCGAAAGTGGACGAGCTACTGTGGCGCATCACTCGGTTTTGATTGTGGAGGCCTTTGGCTCTATCGAGAAAAATGCTCGGGATCCCGTTAGAAGAGTTTCCGCTGAAGATCCTAAGTTAGTAGAAGAAATTTTAGAAATACGTGACAATCTGTCCCAAAAAAACCGCCTGGAAAGCCTTCATAATGCTCAACAAATTCACGAGCGGGCCCAAGCCATGTTTGATCTTGGGCTACTAGAATTACGACCAAAAGCAAAAATTGAAACTGTCTACTGGGGAATAGCCTCTGCTATCGTAGAGGCGTTCCGCGGCATACGCTATGTTCCAGAGGAGGTCAAGGAGATAGAAAATATCCTTGGAGACCAGTTTATTTGTAATTTCTCCGTTTTTCAGTCCTTACTTGACCACTGGGCGCTCGGGCAACTTTTTCCTGTACTTCCAATTCACCGCTTAAACGAGCTCCCTGAAAGAAACGGTACACTTGTGGATATCACCTGCGATTCAGATGGAAGGGTAGACAAATTCATTGATCTCCAAGACGTGAAGGAAACCTTGTCTATGCACCGTTTTCGTCCTGGTGAGCCTTATTTCCTTGGTTTCTTCCTTGTAGGAGCATACCAGGACATCATGGGAGGGTTGCACAATCTTTTTGGGAGGGTAAATGAAATTCACGTCTTTATGGATGAGGATGAAGAGAGGGGCTACTACATTGAAGAAATCTTGCCTGGAAGTACTGTAGGCCAGGTACTGTTCCTCACACAATGGGATGTCAATGAACTGATACGACGCATGAAGACTCAAACCGATGCAGCGATTAAGAGTGATAAACTGAAGCCAAACGAAGGGATGCGTTTGCTCAATGAATACGAAAAGGGGTTCTCCTCCTATACTTACTTAAAGTTCGAAAACGGCATATTCTAG
- a CDS encoding uracil-DNA glycosylase, translating to MIYRDGMLPFLTEKFCSPAFVGPFQMDSFDRALSFSRGVLLSIRRIGGKRLYASIHVLEELQSIGRMRKRPRSTAAPSLLPQCFDKAPLFPLPQPRSEKWTLESLCREALSCIRCPHLAASRTQVVFGAGNPRAELMFIGEAPGVDEDRQGEPFVGRAGLLLTRIIETMGLSRNEVYITNILKCRPDMPPGHAGNRKPKSGEVAACFPWLHEQIAIVRPRVLVALGNTAAEGLLGQQQPMKELRGRWLKYINTPVLVTYHPSYLLRNQSLQEKRKVWGDMLLVLEKLGRPISEKQRSYFPDPVQK from the coding sequence ATGATTTACCGGGATGGGATGTTGCCGTTTCTTACTGAAAAATTTTGCTCGCCTGCGTTTGTAGGTCCCTTCCAAATGGACAGCTTCGATCGAGCCTTGAGCTTCTCTCGTGGTGTCCTCCTCTCAATTCGGAGAATTGGGGGGAAGAGGCTTTATGCTTCTATTCACGTTCTAGAAGAACTACAATCTATCGGTCGCATGCGAAAGAGGCCCCGTTCCACTGCTGCTCCCTCGCTTCTTCCACAGTGTTTTGATAAGGCTCCCCTCTTTCCCCTGCCACAACCTCGGAGCGAAAAGTGGACGCTAGAGTCACTTTGCAGAGAAGCGCTTTCTTGCATACGGTGCCCTCACTTAGCAGCTAGTCGCACTCAAGTTGTTTTTGGGGCAGGCAATCCGCGGGCAGAATTGATGTTTATTGGGGAGGCTCCAGGAGTGGATGAGGATAGGCAGGGAGAACCCTTCGTAGGTCGAGCTGGCCTTTTGCTAACCCGTATCATAGAGACCATGGGTCTCAGTCGAAACGAAGTCTACATTACTAATATTTTGAAATGTCGCCCTGATATGCCCCCTGGCCACGCCGGAAACCGCAAGCCTAAATCCGGAGAGGTAGCTGCCTGTTTCCCTTGGCTTCATGAGCAGATCGCCATCGTCCGGCCACGTGTTCTCGTCGCCTTAGGGAATACAGCCGCAGAAGGACTCCTCGGTCAACAACAGCCAATGAAGGAATTACGCGGGCGATGGTTGAAGTATATCAACACACCTGTCCTAGTTACTTACCACCCCTCTTACTTGCTTAGAAACCAATCCCTCCAAGAAAAACGCAAAGTATGGGGAGATATGCTTCTTGTGTTGGAAAAGTTAGGGCGGCCTATTTCTGAAAAGCAAAGAAGCTATTTCCCAGATCCTGTGCAGAAATAA
- a CDS encoding GreA/GreB family elongation factor, producing the protein MTPELQRAIEAKNLSQVTAEPLKLLAPGVYCFHESWGTGKIVEWQLTTGHIVVDFEGKREHPMQVQYAARALQPLRSGDLRVRVLQDAAAVRLEAESLPVKFIRCFLQDHNGKVALSSLSSTLVPKVFDTAGFKKWWGTLRKKLKSNRHFHFPSKRTDPIEFRQVPLSSHESLLAKFQAARHLKDHIVIADQILKSLDDFSQEEGEPLRGVALHLGEMASKCRKLRSAQALELLLARDAICSRYRSLRLEPPSVTIADILQAEEDRLPVVFAALPSAKQHRILDVFPEVFGKSWKRKVLGLIQGVSWRTVVGIARLFERRDALHEFQKAVFISIMDRSVSQEILYWVCRKRGGYFLQHLFNADLLVSVLIILEHKRLDDGRRSRLHDLLLEDKSLFQDLLSDANRQTVRDIMRRLLLSSVFDDVNRRSLLARIIKIHPEMQNMVVCEKAGTSQEAFTVSWTSLERRKAEYDDLVGRQIIQSVKDIAVARSYGDLRENLEFKSAREQHAALIRRKTELELMLANARGTNFESPDISKVSVGTVVSLTEVLSGNTETYSILGAWDGMPSRNIISYQAAMGRVLLGKRVGELVELQDSNGKPQKWHIGAIRPFENFELL; encoded by the coding sequence ATGACACCAGAACTGCAGCGAGCGATTGAAGCAAAGAACTTGAGCCAAGTTACTGCGGAACCCCTGAAGCTTTTGGCCCCTGGTGTGTACTGCTTTCATGAAAGTTGGGGAACAGGAAAAATCGTGGAATGGCAACTGACTACAGGACACATTGTGGTCGATTTTGAAGGCAAGAGGGAGCATCCTATGCAGGTGCAGTACGCTGCACGGGCTCTGCAGCCACTTCGTTCCGGTGACTTACGGGTGCGTGTTCTTCAAGATGCAGCGGCTGTGCGTTTAGAGGCAGAGTCTCTTCCTGTCAAATTTATTCGCTGTTTTTTGCAAGATCACAACGGGAAGGTTGCTCTCAGTTCTCTCTCCTCTACCCTTGTCCCAAAAGTCTTTGATACTGCCGGCTTTAAGAAATGGTGGGGTACTCTTAGGAAGAAACTTAAGTCCAACAGGCACTTCCACTTTCCTTCCAAGAGAACAGATCCTATCGAGTTCCGTCAGGTGCCTCTCTCCTCCCATGAGAGTCTCCTCGCCAAATTTCAGGCAGCACGGCACCTCAAAGATCACATTGTAATTGCCGATCAAATCCTAAAATCACTTGACGATTTTTCTCAAGAGGAAGGAGAACCCCTAAGGGGAGTGGCTCTGCATCTCGGAGAGATGGCTTCTAAGTGCCGTAAATTGCGGTCTGCACAGGCCTTGGAGTTGCTGCTTGCGCGAGATGCAATTTGTTCTAGATACAGGAGTTTACGGCTCGAGCCTCCCTCAGTTACCATAGCAGATATTCTTCAAGCAGAAGAAGACCGATTGCCAGTTGTTTTTGCTGCCCTTCCTTCTGCTAAGCAACATCGAATTCTCGATGTCTTTCCAGAAGTGTTTGGTAAGAGCTGGAAGAGGAAAGTACTCGGTTTAATCCAAGGAGTCAGCTGGCGCACAGTGGTTGGTATTGCGCGTCTTTTTGAGCGCAGGGACGCACTTCATGAGTTTCAAAAAGCCGTATTCATTTCCATAATGGACCGTTCAGTCTCCCAAGAGATTCTTTACTGGGTCTGTAGAAAACGAGGAGGTTATTTTCTCCAGCATCTCTTCAACGCAGATCTTCTTGTCAGCGTGTTGATCATCTTGGAGCATAAACGACTCGATGATGGAAGACGTTCTCGTCTTCATGATCTCCTCCTAGAGGATAAATCGTTATTCCAGGATCTACTCTCCGACGCAAATCGACAGACCGTTCGTGACATCATGCGCCGTCTGCTTCTCAGTTCTGTCTTTGATGATGTAAATCGCCGTTCGTTACTAGCTCGCATCATCAAGATCCATCCCGAGATGCAGAACATGGTAGTCTGTGAAAAGGCGGGAACCTCCCAGGAGGCATTCACTGTTTCTTGGACTAGCCTCGAGCGACGCAAGGCAGAGTATGACGACCTAGTCGGTCGGCAGATTATACAGAGTGTAAAGGATATTGCTGTTGCCCGATCCTACGGTGATCTCCGAGAAAATCTTGAATTTAAGTCTGCTAGGGAGCAGCATGCTGCCTTGATCAGAAGAAAGACTGAATTAGAACTTATGCTAGCTAACGCACGCGGAACAAACTTTGAATCTCCTGATATCTCCAAAGTCTCTGTCGGCACTGTGGTTAGCTTAACTGAAGTTCTCTCTGGTAATACCGAGACGTATAGTATCTTGGGAGCTTGGGATGGCATGCCGTCTAGGAATATCATCTCCTATCAGGCAGCTATGGGACGCGTCCTCCTAGGAAAGCGTGTAGGAGAACTCGTCGAGCTACAGGATAGCAATGGGAAACCCCAAAAATGGCATATCGGTGCCATCCGTCCCTTTGAGAATTTTGAACTACTTTAA
- the eno gene encoding phosphopyruvate hydratase encodes MISTQIAALTAREILDSRGHPTVEVDAKLAGGAIGRAAVPSGISIGEYEALELRDGEEKRHLGKGVRKAVQNVTDLLAPEVVGMDALDQVKVDRRMIAMDGTPNKEKIGANAILGVSLATAKAAASQLGVPLYRYLGGSNAKVLPLPMMNILNGGAHSDAPIDFQEFMIVPRGVGSFSEAVRAGAEIFHALKGELKSRGLSTAVGDEGGFAPNLSSVKDVMDAIAKSVEKAGYSFGKDIYIALDVASSEFYDTQSGQYILKKSDNSKRSAKEMVSYYQTLCSDYPIFSIEDGCAENDWEGWKLLTETLGDKIQLVGDDLFVTNMRFLRKGIRQKVGNSILVKVNQIGSLTETFDVIEMARRNKYTPIISHRSGETEDTTIADIAVAANAGQIKAGSLSRTDRVAKYNQLLRIEEELGNSAVYCKAGTF; translated from the coding sequence ATGATTTCGACGCAAATTGCTGCATTAACAGCACGGGAAATTCTAGATTCTAGGGGACATCCTACAGTAGAAGTAGATGCCAAGTTGGCAGGAGGTGCCATAGGGCGTGCTGCGGTACCAAGCGGTATTAGCATTGGTGAATATGAAGCTTTAGAGCTGAGAGATGGTGAGGAAAAGCGTCACCTCGGCAAAGGAGTTCGGAAAGCGGTTCAAAATGTAACTGATCTTCTCGCGCCTGAAGTCGTTGGAATGGACGCGTTGGACCAGGTAAAAGTGGACAGACGCATGATCGCCATGGATGGTACGCCTAACAAAGAAAAAATCGGTGCCAATGCAATTCTGGGAGTCTCTCTTGCTACGGCGAAAGCTGCAGCCTCTCAACTTGGTGTGCCCTTATACAGGTACCTTGGAGGTTCTAATGCAAAAGTGCTTCCTCTCCCTATGATGAATATCCTTAATGGAGGAGCGCATTCAGATGCGCCGATCGATTTCCAAGAATTTATGATTGTACCCAGGGGAGTTGGTAGCTTCTCAGAAGCCGTTCGCGCGGGAGCTGAAATTTTCCATGCCTTGAAAGGTGAACTCAAGTCTAGAGGTCTTTCCACGGCTGTCGGTGATGAGGGCGGCTTTGCTCCTAACCTTTCCTCAGTTAAGGACGTCATGGACGCTATAGCTAAATCAGTAGAAAAGGCGGGTTATAGCTTTGGAAAGGATATCTACATTGCCCTAGACGTAGCTTCCAGCGAGTTCTATGACACTCAGTCCGGGCAGTATATTCTCAAGAAGTCAGACAATTCCAAACGTTCTGCCAAGGAGATGGTCTCCTACTATCAAACACTTTGTTCGGACTATCCAATCTTCTCTATTGAAGATGGTTGTGCAGAAAATGACTGGGAAGGTTGGAAGCTCTTGACTGAGACGCTTGGGGACAAAATCCAGTTAGTTGGAGATGACTTGTTTGTAACCAACATGCGATTTCTCCGCAAAGGTATCCGACAGAAGGTCGGCAATTCCATCCTAGTTAAGGTTAACCAAATTGGTTCTCTCACTGAAACTTTTGACGTAATTGAGATGGCGCGCAGGAACAAATACACCCCGATTATCAGTCATCGTTCTGGAGAGACCGAGGATACTACCATTGCAGATATTGCTGTGGCAGCCAATGCCGGCCAAATTAAGGCAGGATCTCTCTCTAGGACTGATCGAGTGGCAAAATATAATCAGCTGCTCCGCATTGAAGAGGAATTAGGAAATAGCGCTGTTTATTGCAAGGCTGGTACTTTCTGA
- a CDS encoding FtsB family cell division protein — MITTRCQRRTNRWHTVNQLLSFTVILGGLTIMGLLFIPILDRTRELRRALETKEQELRVALLLQKRWEREVFLLRSDPTYLETIARDKLDLMKAGEIIFRRLDRRPPAKKMEWEERERRFSTQTVISSFFVANDSRAHCFDASNAPEVVLLRLKVT; from the coding sequence GTGATTACTACACGATGTCAACGCAGGACAAACCGCTGGCATACGGTTAATCAGCTCCTTAGCTTTACTGTTATTTTAGGGGGATTGACGATAATGGGGCTTCTCTTTATTCCTATCCTGGACAGGACAAGGGAACTCAGGAGAGCTCTAGAAACGAAAGAGCAGGAACTGCGGGTTGCGCTTCTCTTGCAAAAAAGGTGGGAGCGAGAAGTGTTCCTTTTGCGGTCAGATCCAACATACCTGGAGACGATCGCACGCGACAAGCTCGACTTAATGAAGGCAGGGGAAATTATTTTCCGACGGCTTGATAGAAGACCCCCTGCCAAAAAAATGGAGTGGGAGGAACGGGAGAGGCGTTTTTCTACTCAAACTGTCATCAGTTCATTTTTCGTAGCGAATGACTCCCGCGCGCATTGTTTCGATGCATCCAACGCGCCAGAAGTAGTCCTACTAAGGCTGAAGGTTACGTGA
- the glmM gene encoding phosphoglucosamine mutase, translating to MSEKLFGTDGIRGTANIEPITAETALRLGRAAAYVFSTGGSGNPNPPRERHTIVLGRDTRLSGYMLESAIVAGITSLGVDVLLVGPLPTPGVAYITRSLRADAGMILSASHNPYEDNGIKFFRYDGYKLSHSVEASIERFVLLGTRRSIIHPTAAKIGRVVHVDDALIRYVEHAKRSFPHSYTLGNLRIALDCANGAAYKSSPNILRELGADLCVLHDAPNGININKDSGSTFPQAIQKFVLKTRAHVGITHDGDADRVLFCDEKGDLLDGDEIMAIVALDSLRKHLLVKKTLVATVMSNVGLDEAITRCGGRVIRTNVGDRYLMEEMLRNGLNIGGEQSGHLIFRDYTTTGDGIVSALQILRIMIESRKPLSELKRCLVKYPQVQRNLMVRKKPPISSLSHVQNLIEHARKVLKGRGRVLLRYSGTEPKIRLLIEGQDERQIAKMAKRITDALFAAIGTQDGQSQIPCSLT from the coding sequence ATGAGTGAAAAACTCTTTGGGACTGATGGAATACGAGGGACTGCTAATATTGAGCCGATTACAGCGGAAACTGCGCTTCGGCTTGGTCGTGCTGCGGCTTACGTCTTTAGCACAGGAGGAAGTGGAAATCCTAATCCTCCGAGAGAGAGGCATACTATAGTCCTTGGGAGAGATACACGTCTCTCTGGTTACATGCTAGAAAGCGCCATAGTTGCCGGTATTACCTCACTTGGCGTAGATGTCTTACTTGTTGGCCCATTGCCAACTCCTGGGGTTGCCTACATTACGCGCTCTCTGCGTGCTGACGCTGGTATGATTCTAAGCGCCTCACACAATCCCTACGAGGACAACGGTATTAAATTTTTTCGCTACGATGGCTACAAGCTATCTCATTCTGTAGAAGCTTCCATTGAAAGATTCGTCCTTCTTGGGACCAGAAGATCCATCATCCATCCCACTGCCGCTAAAATTGGCCGCGTAGTTCACGTTGATGACGCATTAATCCGCTATGTAGAACACGCTAAGCGGAGTTTTCCTCATAGTTACACTCTTGGAAACCTACGCATTGCCCTTGATTGCGCTAACGGGGCTGCCTACAAGTCTTCCCCTAACATTCTACGAGAGCTAGGTGCAGACTTATGTGTATTACATGATGCCCCTAATGGGATAAACATTAACAAAGACAGTGGTAGTACTTTTCCACAAGCTATCCAAAAATTTGTTCTTAAAACTAGAGCACATGTGGGAATTACGCACGATGGGGATGCTGACCGTGTTCTTTTTTGCGACGAAAAAGGAGATCTACTGGATGGTGATGAAATTATGGCAATTGTAGCACTGGACTCCCTGCGTAAGCATCTTCTTGTAAAGAAGACCCTTGTGGCTACGGTCATGAGTAACGTTGGGCTTGACGAAGCCATTACTCGATGTGGAGGGCGTGTCATCCGAACTAATGTAGGGGATCGCTATCTGATGGAGGAAATGCTACGCAATGGACTCAATATTGGGGGGGAACAGAGCGGACATTTAATTTTCAGAGATTACACTACCACTGGTGACGGTATCGTGAGTGCTCTACAGATTTTGCGTATTATGATCGAATCCAGAAAGCCACTCAGTGAGCTTAAGCGTTGCTTGGTAAAATATCCTCAAGTGCAGAGAAATCTAATGGTGCGAAAGAAGCCCCCTATTAGTTCTCTCTCCCACGTACAAAACCTCATAGAGCACGCTCGGAAAGTCCTCAAAGGCAGGGGAAGAGTCCTCCTACGCTACTCCGGAACAGAACCGAAAATACGGCTACTTATCGAGGGACAGGATGAGCGTCAGATTGCCAAAATGGCAAAGCGCATCACCGATGCCCTCTTTGCTGCTATCGGGACACAAGACGGACAAAGTCAGATTCCTTGTTCTCTCACGTAA
- the cdaA gene encoding diadenylate cyclase CdaA, with the protein MYSALSFLEQYWTATTEIGILAIVLYYTCLRLRGMQGGRILLRLVLIFIILTLLSRFFNLTVIEWLLHSLSGFFALALVIIFQPELRRAITELGSNHFLLTTSEKHETLGELVGSVIELSNKGFGALLVIERKISLRPIIETGVPINCDYSRELILTMFHPKTVLHDGAVILHKDHIVAAACILPLTQREDLDRNLGLRHRAALGLTESTDSVAIVVSEETGHISICHNGVIRPNLGAEEFQQQLNQLLLLAET; encoded by the coding sequence ATGTATAGTGCGCTCAGTTTTCTTGAGCAGTATTGGACCGCAACAACAGAAATTGGCATTTTGGCCATTGTCCTCTATTACACCTGTCTTCGTCTACGTGGAATGCAGGGGGGGCGAATACTACTCCGGTTGGTCCTGATTTTTATAATACTTACCCTGCTTTCACGGTTTTTTAACCTCACGGTCATTGAATGGCTATTACACAGTCTTTCCGGATTTTTTGCGTTGGCACTAGTCATCATTTTTCAACCAGAACTCAGGCGTGCTATTACGGAGCTTGGTAGTAACCACTTTCTTTTGACAACCTCTGAGAAGCATGAAACGCTTGGGGAGCTGGTGGGTAGTGTCATTGAGCTTTCAAACAAGGGTTTTGGAGCTCTTCTTGTTATTGAGAGAAAGATCAGCCTTCGTCCCATTATTGAAACTGGTGTTCCCATCAATTGTGATTATTCCAGAGAACTTATCCTCACTATGTTTCATCCCAAAACAGTTCTTCATGATGGGGCTGTGATTTTACATAAGGACCATATTGTTGCTGCCGCATGTATCCTGCCTCTAACCCAACGTGAAGATCTTGATCGAAACCTTGGTTTGCGGCACCGTGCAGCTTTAGGACTGACGGAATCTACGGACAGCGTGGCAATTGTCGTCTCTGAGGAAACTGGGCATATTTCCATTTGCCACAATGGGGTTATTAGGCCCAACTTGGGTGCCGAAGAATTCCAACAGCAATTAAACCAACTCCTGTTGCTTGCTGAGACATGA